The following coding sequences lie in one Steroidobacter denitrificans genomic window:
- the fliQ gene encoding flagellar biosynthesis protein FliQ, with amino-acid sequence MTPELVMTIGQRALEITVLLAAPLLLTALGIGLLVGVFQAATQINEMTLSFIPKLIGMAVMMLVAGPWMLKLIVGYTRELFESIPGLIG; translated from the coding sequence ATGACTCCCGAACTCGTCATGACCATCGGCCAGCGCGCCTTGGAGATCACGGTCCTGCTGGCGGCGCCGCTGCTGCTTACCGCGCTTGGCATCGGCCTGCTGGTCGGCGTGTTCCAGGCGGCGACGCAGATCAACGAGATGACCTTGTCGTTCATTCCCAAGTTGATCGGCATGGCCGTGATGATGCTGGTCGCCGGCCCGTGGATGCTGAAATTGATCGTGGGCTATACGCGCGAGCTGTTCGAGAGCATTCCGGGGTTGATCGGCTGA
- the flhB gene encoding flagellar biosynthesis protein FlhB has product MAEDSAQERTEQATPKRREDARRKGQVPRSRDLNSAAVTLAVGAAMYLLGSQIAGRLSGLMQRGFSLSREQATDLSYLLPALGNAAGEGLRACAPVLAVALLAALLAPMVLGGWNFSRQALAPQFKRLNPLEGIKRMFSVRALVELAKALAKFGIVALVAALVLWNEAPTLMALGREPLTQAIGHALTLAGQALLATTGGLLIIAGFDVPYQLWQHAKQLRMSRQEIREEHKESEGSPEIKSRIRQLQQQIASQRMMQEIPTADVVVTNPTHFAVALRYDEKRMRAPVVVAKGADLIAARIRELAAEHGVPLFEAPPLARALHRSVDIGAEVPSSLYVAVAQVLSYVFQLRVARRAGMPPPPRPVVKVEE; this is encoded by the coding sequence ATGGCCGAGGACAGCGCACAGGAACGTACCGAACAAGCAACACCCAAGCGCCGGGAGGATGCCCGGCGCAAAGGGCAGGTGCCTCGTTCCCGCGACCTGAATTCAGCGGCCGTGACCCTGGCCGTCGGCGCGGCGATGTACCTGCTGGGATCGCAGATCGCCGGCCGCCTTTCAGGCCTGATGCAGCGAGGGTTTTCGCTATCGCGCGAGCAGGCCACCGACCTGTCCTATCTTTTGCCTGCATTGGGAAATGCGGCGGGCGAGGGCCTGCGCGCCTGCGCGCCGGTGCTGGCGGTGGCCCTGCTGGCGGCATTGCTCGCCCCCATGGTGTTGGGCGGTTGGAATTTCAGCCGCCAGGCGCTGGCGCCGCAATTCAAGCGCCTGAATCCGCTGGAAGGCATTAAGCGCATGTTCTCGGTGCGCGCGCTGGTGGAACTCGCCAAGGCCCTGGCGAAGTTCGGCATAGTGGCGCTGGTGGCGGCGCTGGTGCTTTGGAACGAGGCGCCGACCTTGATGGCGCTGGGCCGCGAGCCTCTCACTCAGGCGATCGGCCATGCCTTGACGCTGGCGGGACAGGCGTTGCTGGCGACCACCGGCGGACTGTTGATCATCGCAGGGTTCGATGTGCCCTATCAGCTGTGGCAGCACGCCAAGCAGTTGCGCATGAGCCGCCAGGAAATCCGTGAGGAACATAAGGAAAGCGAGGGTTCCCCGGAAATCAAGAGCCGCATCCGCCAGCTGCAGCAGCAGATCGCCAGCCAGCGCATGATGCAGGAGATTCCCACCGCGGATGTGGTGGTGACCAACCCGACCCATTTCGCCGTGGCGCTGCGTTACGATGAAAAGCGCATGCGCGCGCCGGTCGTCGTCGCCAAGGGCGCCGACCTGATCGCCGCCCGGATCCGTGAACTGGCGGCCGAGCACGGCGTGCCGTTGTTCGAAGCGCCGCCGCTGGCTCGGGCGCTGCATCGCAGCGTCGATATCGGTGCGGAGGTGCCGTCATCTTTGTATGTAGCGGTCGCACAGGTGCTGAGCTACGTGTTCCAGCTGCGCGTGGCCCGGCGCGCCGGCATGCCGCCGCCGCCGCGTCCGGTGGTGAAGGTCGAGGAATAG
- the fliO gene encoding flagellar biosynthetic protein FliO: MSIERRKAAWPLAGRYLRILRFLAYRPAMVLAACAGGGMAHIAAAAEQRFAVPQAPVPAAVDGAANLVQVTASLALVLAAVFAAAWLLRRLRGFGRPGAEAIEIVADAAVGTKERAVLVQVGKQQMLLGVAPGRVNLLHVLEEPVPIKPKRHSTRVSGDIGDTESATAERAIRSEFKAILKRSLGR; this comes from the coding sequence ATGTCCATTGAGCGCCGCAAGGCGGCGTGGCCGCTTGCCGGACGATACTTGCGGATTCTTCGGTTCTTGGCGTATCGCCCTGCGATGGTGCTGGCGGCGTGCGCCGGCGGTGGTATGGCGCACATAGCCGCTGCCGCCGAACAGCGCTTCGCCGTCCCGCAGGCACCGGTGCCGGCGGCCGTCGACGGAGCCGCCAACCTGGTGCAGGTGACGGCGTCGCTGGCGCTGGTGCTGGCCGCGGTATTCGCGGCCGCATGGCTGCTGCGACGGCTGCGCGGCTTCGGCCGGCCGGGCGCAGAGGCGATCGAGATCGTGGCCGACGCCGCGGTCGGCACCAAGGAGCGCGCCGTGCTGGTGCAGGTAGGCAAGCAGCAAATGCTGCTGGGGGTGGCGCCGGGGCGCGTGAACCTGCTGCATGTGCTCGAGGAGCCCGTGCCGATAAAACCGAAACGCCACAGCACCAGGGTGTCCGGAGACATTGGCGATACCGAGAGCGCGACAGCGGAGCGCGCGATACGCTCGGAGTTCAAGGCCATCCTGAAGCGGAGTCTCGGTCGATGA
- the fliR gene encoding flagellar biosynthetic protein FliR → MLQLASGQLEEWLSQYLWPFIRIGACFMTAPVFGARFVSPRVRLLLAGAVTLIVAPLVPPPLAVPFSIAGFMITIQQVLIGVAMGFALQLIFDALTLGGQLLSNTMGLGFAFNVDPLRGTNTPVVGQLYMLLATLVFLALNGHLALIEILAQGFTTLPVGTDGFGGSSAWLLAAWGSQLFAGALAVALPGMAALLVTNLAFGVMSRAAPTLNLFAVGFPVTLISGLLIIYVGLPSVLTGFAGSLEGVFALLRSLSGAE, encoded by the coding sequence ATGCTGCAGCTTGCCAGCGGACAGCTGGAGGAGTGGCTGTCGCAGTATCTCTGGCCGTTCATTCGCATCGGTGCCTGCTTCATGACGGCGCCGGTTTTCGGCGCGCGTTTCGTGTCGCCGCGCGTGCGACTGCTGCTGGCCGGCGCAGTGACCCTGATCGTGGCGCCGCTCGTGCCGCCTCCCCTGGCGGTACCGTTCTCCATCGCAGGCTTCATGATCACGATCCAGCAGGTTCTCATCGGTGTGGCCATGGGTTTCGCCCTGCAGCTGATCTTCGATGCCCTGACCTTGGGAGGACAGCTGTTGTCGAACACCATGGGCCTGGGTTTCGCGTTCAACGTCGATCCACTGCGGGGTACCAATACGCCGGTCGTCGGACAGCTGTACATGCTGTTGGCGACCTTGGTATTTCTGGCCTTGAACGGACATCTGGCCTTGATCGAAATCCTGGCCCAGGGGTTCACGACCTTGCCGGTCGGCACGGACGGATTCGGCGGCTCCTCGGCCTGGCTTCTCGCCGCCTGGGGCAGCCAGCTGTTCGCCGGGGCGCTGGCGGTCGCTCTACCGGGAATGGCGGCGCTGCTGGTCACGAATCTCGCTTTCGGCGTCATGAGCCGGGCCGCGCCGACCTTGAACCTGTTCGCCGTCGGCTTTCCGGTGACCTTGATCTCCGGCCTGCTGATCATCTACGTGGGCTTGCCCTCGGTGCTGACGGGGTTTGCCGGATCGCTCGAAGGCGTATTCGCGCTGTTGCGCAGTCTGTCAGGCGCGGAGTGA
- a CDS encoding flagellar hook-length control protein FliK — protein MSADIPALQPAAPARPSGSAGADGASSGCGLFQQMLGQIDAGDAPAGAAPELPAELSNAEVKPGDRQRAETLDELADMLAMLPPPNFPDGVPGEDSGKNPGIDSRIDPRIDSRIGSDIRSGSGIGSTIGSGISMGTGMVSGMLAEARQLLAVLESEPADAPADAVESFASAGVSGEAAPARIAPGSDALPARTVHQSVGTAAWADEIAARMNMMTEQGRHTASLRLSPEHLGPLEIRIAIHDDQASVWFGASHPDTRAALEAAMPRLREMFAAQGLSLADTGVFHEAPRQPQVPASTGRGQPLAGIAAEDPGRSVALRVQVPLGLLDTYA, from the coding sequence ATGAGTGCAGACATTCCTGCCCTGCAGCCGGCCGCGCCCGCCAGGCCGAGCGGTTCCGCCGGTGCGGATGGCGCATCCTCGGGCTGCGGGCTATTCCAGCAAATGCTCGGCCAGATCGATGCCGGCGATGCTCCCGCCGGGGCGGCGCCTGAGCTGCCGGCCGAATTATCGAACGCCGAGGTGAAGCCCGGCGATCGGCAGCGCGCGGAGACGCTCGACGAATTGGCGGACATGCTCGCCATGCTGCCGCCGCCGAATTTCCCGGACGGGGTGCCGGGCGAGGATTCCGGGAAAAATCCCGGCATCGACTCCCGCATCGACCCCCGTATCGATTCCCGCATCGGCTCCGATATCCGCTCCGGCTCCGGCATAGGCTCCACCATCGGTTCCGGTATCAGCATGGGTACGGGCATGGTGAGCGGTATGCTCGCGGAGGCAAGGCAGTTGCTCGCCGTGCTGGAATCGGAGCCGGCCGACGCGCCGGCCGATGCCGTGGAATCCTTCGCGTCGGCCGGCGTCAGCGGCGAGGCCGCACCGGCACGCATCGCTCCGGGGAGCGATGCCCTGCCGGCGCGCACGGTGCACCAGAGCGTCGGCACCGCCGCCTGGGCCGACGAGATCGCCGCCCGCATGAACATGATGACGGAACAGGGCAGGCATACGGCATCCTTGCGCCTGTCACCCGAACACCTCGGTCCGCTGGAGATCCGTATCGCCATACACGATGATCAGGCATCGGTGTGGTTCGGCGCGTCTCATCCCGATACGCGCGCTGCGCTGGAAGCGGCCATGCCGCGCCTGCGTGAAATGTTTGCTGCACAAGGCCTGTCGCTGGCCGATACGGGTGTCTTCCATGAAGCGCCGCGGCAACCGCAGGTGCCGGCATCGACGGGGCGCGGGCAGCCGCTCGCCGGCATCGCTGCCGAGGATCCCGGCCGAAGCGTCGCGCTGCGCGTCCAGGTGCCGCTGGGTCTGCTCGATACCTACGCCTAG
- the fliM gene encoding flagellar motor switch protein FliM produces the protein MSANDVLSQDEIDALLHGVDSGAVATEREPAPGEARSYDFTNQVRIVRGRMPTLEMINERFARLFRISLFNMLRRTPEVAVAPIKMQKFSEYVHSLHVPTSLNMIRIQPLRGTGLVVLDPKFVFAAVDNFFGGSGRFAKIEGREFTATESRVIHMLLRHVFADMKEAWSHIACLDIEYLNSEINPHFANIASPTEIVVITSFHVELDGGGGDIHITMPYAMIEPLREQLDAGVASDRIEHDERWAHALKEEIEDAEVELTTILGRGSVTMQRLMDMKIGDILPCDFTGRATVMVEDVPVFRGPFGVSHGQQAVQITERVLRSKPKIFEPLPAERP, from the coding sequence ATGTCCGCCAACGACGTACTCAGCCAGGATGAAATCGACGCGCTGTTGCATGGCGTGGACAGCGGCGCGGTCGCCACGGAGCGCGAGCCTGCGCCGGGCGAGGCGCGCTCCTACGATTTTACCAACCAGGTACGCATCGTGCGCGGGCGCATGCCGACGCTCGAGATGATCAATGAGCGATTCGCCCGTCTGTTCCGCATCAGCCTGTTCAATATGCTCCGGCGTACTCCCGAAGTCGCCGTGGCGCCCATCAAGATGCAGAAATTCAGCGAGTATGTGCACTCCCTGCATGTACCGACCAGCCTCAACATGATCAGGATCCAGCCGCTGCGCGGCACCGGCCTGGTGGTGCTCGACCCGAAGTTCGTGTTCGCTGCGGTGGATAATTTCTTCGGCGGCAGCGGCCGTTTTGCCAAGATCGAAGGCCGGGAGTTCACGGCGACGGAGAGCCGCGTCATCCATATGCTGCTGCGTCACGTCTTCGCCGACATGAAGGAAGCCTGGTCGCATATCGCGTGCCTGGATATTGAATATCTGAATTCGGAGATCAATCCGCATTTCGCCAACATCGCCAGCCCGACTGAAATCGTCGTCATCACGAGTTTCCATGTCGAGCTCGACGGCGGCGGCGGAGATATTCATATCACGATGCCGTACGCCATGATCGAACCGCTGCGCGAACAACTCGATGCGGGCGTGGCGAGCGATCGCATCGAACATGATGAACGCTGGGCGCATGCGCTCAAGGAGGAGATCGAGGACGCGGAGGTGGAGCTGACGACGATCTTAGGCCGCGGCAGCGTCACCATGCAGCGGCTCATGGACATGAAGATCGGCGACATCCTGCCCTGTGATTTTACCGGACGCGCAACGGTGATGGTCGAGGACGTGCCGGTATTCCGGGGGCCCTTCGGGGTTTCGCACGGCCAGCAGGCGGTGCAGATCACCGAGCGGGTGCTGCGCTCCAAGCCGAAAATTTTCGAACCCTTGCCGGCCGAACGGCCGTGA
- the fliP gene encoding flagellar type III secretion system pore protein FliP (The bacterial flagellar biogenesis protein FliP forms a type III secretion system (T3SS)-type pore required for flagellar assembly.) yields the protein MPAAAMAAMLLPQIVVAAGIPVVTVSGAPDGGQQYSLTLQILILMTAVTLLPSIVLMMTAFTRIIIVLAILRQALGAGQAPPNQVLIGLALFLTLFVMGPVADRINTGALQPYMAGTMDAAAALEQGAQPLKQFMLDQTRESDIATFVRISRGQGFEKPEDVPMRILVPAFATSELKTAFQIGFMVFIPFVIIDLVVASVLMSMGMMMLSPVLISMPFKIMLFVLVDGWSLIMGTLAGSFYT from the coding sequence ATGCCGGCGGCCGCGATGGCGGCAATGCTGCTGCCGCAAATAGTGGTCGCTGCCGGGATCCCGGTAGTGACCGTCTCGGGCGCGCCGGATGGAGGGCAGCAATATTCGCTCACCCTGCAGATTTTGATCCTGATGACGGCGGTGACCTTGCTGCCGAGCATCGTGCTCATGATGACGGCCTTCACACGCATCATCATCGTCCTGGCGATTTTGCGCCAGGCGCTGGGCGCCGGTCAGGCGCCCCCGAATCAGGTGCTCATCGGCCTGGCGTTGTTCCTGACCTTGTTCGTGATGGGCCCGGTGGCGGACCGCATCAATACCGGTGCGCTGCAGCCCTACATGGCCGGCACGATGGATGCGGCGGCGGCGCTGGAGCAGGGCGCGCAGCCCCTGAAGCAGTTCATGCTGGATCAGACGCGCGAAAGCGATATCGCGACATTCGTGAGAATCTCCCGCGGACAGGGCTTCGAGAAACCCGAGGACGTGCCGATGCGCATCCTGGTGCCGGCATTCGCCACCAGCGAGCTCAAGACTGCATTCCAGATCGGCTTCATGGTTTTCATTCCCTTCGTGATCATCGATCTGGTGGTGGCCAGCGTACTGATGTCGATGGGCATGATGATGCTGTCTCCCGTGCTGATCTCGATGCCCTTCAAGATCATGCTGTTCGTGCTGGTGGACGGCTGGAGCCTGATCATGGGCACCCTTGCCGGAAGCTTCTATACATGA
- the fliJ gene encoding flagellar export protein FliJ codes for MTRAKRLQPVRNLVDDAQQRLAQSLSACEQRLRESESRLEELRRYRSEYETHFSRCAGSGMGVTGLRDYQAFLARLGQAIGQQQELVGRAAAQRDAERTRWQEAARRAKALGHVLERWQSEERQALDRREQRDSDERAQRKVNRS; via the coding sequence ATGACTCGCGCGAAACGCCTGCAACCGGTCCGCAACCTGGTCGATGACGCACAGCAGCGCCTAGCGCAGAGTCTGTCCGCCTGCGAGCAGCGCCTGCGTGAAAGCGAGTCCAGGCTGGAGGAACTGCGGCGCTACCGCAGTGAATACGAAACTCATTTTTCACGGTGTGCCGGCAGCGGCATGGGCGTGACCGGTCTGCGTGACTACCAGGCGTTTCTGGCACGCCTCGGGCAGGCGATCGGGCAGCAGCAGGAGCTGGTCGGCCGTGCGGCGGCGCAGCGGGACGCCGAACGTACTCGTTGGCAGGAAGCAGCCAGGCGGGCAAAGGCCTTGGGGCATGTGCTCGAGCGCTGGCAGAGCGAGGAACGCCAGGCGCTGGACCGCCGCGAGCAGCGCGACAGCGATGAAAGAGCGCAACGAAAGGTGAATCGTTCATGA
- a CDS encoding flagellar basal body-associated FliL family protein has product MPDVPPAAEAEVPATRRFRWPLMALIVVLLLGAAGAGAYFLMSPAANAPGRTTRVVPKAPAIYIKFDPPLVVNFEARGMTRYLQVGIEVMTRDPVTADMIRLHDPRMRNDLLMLLSGQEYETLSTRTGKDRLRREALEAVTEVIASEGGHPAKVEQLFFTSFVMQ; this is encoded by the coding sequence ATGCCCGATGTTCCTCCCGCAGCCGAGGCCGAGGTTCCCGCTACGCGCAGATTCCGCTGGCCGCTGATGGCGCTGATCGTGGTACTGCTGCTCGGTGCCGCTGGTGCCGGCGCGTATTTCCTGATGTCGCCTGCCGCGAACGCGCCGGGCCGTACCACCCGGGTCGTACCGAAGGCACCCGCCATCTATATCAAGTTCGATCCGCCCTTGGTGGTCAATTTCGAGGCCAGGGGCATGACGCGCTATCTACAGGTCGGCATCGAAGTCATGACGCGCGATCCCGTGACCGCCGACATGATCCGGCTCCATGACCCCCGGATGCGCAACGACCTGCTGATGCTGCTGAGCGGACAGGAATACGAGACGCTCAGCACGCGTACCGGCAAGGATCGGCTGCGCCGGGAGGCGCTGGAGGCGGTCACCGAGGTGATCGCCTCGGAGGGAGGGCATCCCGCCAAGGTCGAGCAGTTGTTTTTCACCAGCTTCGTCATGCAGTAA